A genomic window from Silene latifolia isolate original U9 population chromosome Y, ASM4854445v1, whole genome shotgun sequence includes:
- the LOC141631351 gene encoding uncharacterized protein LOC141631351 — MPLPMEMAAPEIYADSPFTDDIATVALPKGFSVPTMTLFDGTTDPCDHISQFKQKMMVTTATGASKKACMCKGFGSTLTGAALQWFVGLPNGTISSFADLVNAFNKQFSSSRRTPKQPSDLYRIIQEIGESIKDYVTRFNAEKVSIRGCNMSTAINAFRQGLDKESNLYKELTMYPCERFEEVQQRATAALRLEEDIQARKGIANFNKPSRKFTTEKKYERAKPYNRPNISRIAEKTQQIDDSPHRPKLSEYGFNTGMEGLLKALRSLGDQVRWPKPPHSGSTQRRPRQQQEMRMASGHRSQDRRVLQVAKGSKVPGLAYSAAKRKATGSKGDHPETSYRVNQSNLPPVTFDETDIESGAEQHDDALTITLSIGNCTVRKALVDTESSLNLNMLETLKTMGFDKENLIKKFVPLVGFSGETAHSVGEITNPTYIEGVNKLVRYLVIEGPTTYNVILGRP; from the exons ATGCCTCTGCCTATGGAGATGGCTGCACCAGAAATTTACGCTGACTCACCGTTTACTGACGATATAGCTACAGTGGCCTTACCAAAAGGATTTAGCGTCCCAACGATGACCCTCTTCGATGGAACCACAGACCCCTGCGATCACATTAGTCAattcaagcagaaaatgatggttaCCACTGCCACGGGAGCCTCAAAGAAGGCatgtatgtgtaaaggatttggttcgaccctaaccggagcagcattacagtGGTTCGTCGGCTTGCCTAATGGGACCATATCTTCATTCGCCGATTTGGTCAACGCGTTCAATAAGCAGTTCTCCAGCAGCCGGAGAACACCCAAGCAGCCAAGTGATCTATACAGGATCATTCAGGAAATAGGTGAATCAATCAAAGATTACGTCACCAGGTTCAATGCAGAAAAAGTCTCCATACGAGGCTGCAATATGTCCACTGCCATCAACGCCTTCAGGCAGGGCTTGGATAAGGaatcaaacctctacaaagaattaACAATGTATCCTTGTGAGAGATTCGAAGAAGTCCAGCAGAGAGCTACAGCGGCATTAAGGTTGGAGGAAGACATACAGGCTCGAAAGGGAATAGCAAACTTCAACAAACCAAGCAGGAAATTCACAACAGAAAAGAAATACGAACGAGCTAAGCCATACAACAGACCCAATATCAGCAGAATAGCAGAAAAAACTCAGCAAATTGACGACTCTCCACATCGTCCTAAGCTATCTGAGTACGGATTCAACACGGGAATGGAGGGATTACTGAAAGCACTCAGAAGCCTGGGTGATCAGGTGAGGTGGCCAAAGCCCCCCCACTCAGGATCCACCCAACGACGACCGAGACAGCAGCAAGAGATGCGAATGGCATCAGGACATAGGTCACAGGACAGAAGAGTGCTACAGGTTGCGAAAGGAAGTAAAGTTCCAG GTTTGGCATATTCTGCCGCTAAGAGGAAAGCCACCGGAAGTAAAGGGGATCATCCAGAAACTTCATACAGAGTAAACCAGAGCAATTTACCCCCGGTAACTTTCGACGAGACTGACATAGAAAGCGGTGCAGAGCAACATGACGATGCCCTAACTATAACGTTATCCATTGGCAATTGCACCGTACGAAAAGCATTAGTGGATACAGAGAGTTCTCTGAATCTCAATATGCTCGAAACCCTCAAAACCATGGGTTTTGATAAAGAGAACCTGATAAAGAAATTTGTGCCCCTAGTGGGATTCAGTGGTGAGACTGCGCATTCAGTAGGTGAGATAACCAACCCAACATATATCGAAGGAGTTAATAAACTAGTGAGATACCTAGTCATTGAGGGTCCAACCACCTACAACgtgatactaggaagaccataG